The Siniperca chuatsi isolate FFG_IHB_CAS linkage group LG12, ASM2008510v1, whole genome shotgun sequence genome has a segment encoding these proteins:
- the chmp2ba gene encoding charged multivesicular body protein 2Ba → MASLFKKKTVDDIIKEQSKELRGTQRQITRDRAALEKQEKQMEAEIKKMARSGNKEACKILAKQLVQLRKQKNRTYAVSSKVTSMSTQTKVMNSQMKMAGAMSTTAKTMQAVNKKMDPQKTLKTMQDFQKENMKMGMTEDMINDTLDEIFDESGDEEESQDIVNQVLDEIGIEISGKMVRAPAAGKSVPSAASSKQATISDDEIERQLRALGVD, encoded by the exons ATATTATCAAGGAACAGTCGAAGGAGCTGCGTGGCACTCAGAGACAGATCACCAGGGACAGAGCAGCGCTGgagaaacaagagaaacaaatg GAGGCAGAAATCAAGAAAATGGCTAGGAGTGGTAACAAGGAGGCATGCAAGATTCTCGCCAAGCAGCTGGTCCAGCTGAGGAAGCAGAAGAACCGCACATACGCCGTCAGCTCCAAGGTCACCTCCATGTCTACCCAGACAAAGGTCATGAACTCCCAAATGAAGATGGCTGGCGCCATGTCCACCACAGCCAAG ACAATGCAAGCAGTGAATAAAAAGATGGATCCGCAGAAGACCCTGAAGACCATGCAGGACTTCCAGAAGGAGAACATGAAGATGGGCATGACCGAAGACATGA TCAACGACACTTTGGATGAGATCTTTGATGAGTCTGGGGATGAAGAAGAATCTCAGGACATTGTCAACCAGGTTCTGGATGAGATCGGCATTGAGATCTCAggaaag ATGGTGAGAGCTCCAGCTGCAGGAAAGAGTGTCCCCAGCGCCGCTTCCTCCAAGCAAGCAACCATCTCTGACGACGAGATCGAGAGACAGCTCCGAGCTCTGGGAGTGGACTAA